Part of the Danio rerio strain Tuebingen ecotype United States chromosome 12, GRCz12tu, whole genome shotgun sequence genome, TGGCCCAGACTCAGTTGTGCTTATGTTGTGCTGGCCATGGCTTCTGGATCTGGCCTGGCTTGGGTAACTAGTTTGCTTGCTTTTTGATCGACTCCGTGAATGTGCTCTAGATGAAGATGTGCTACCTTTTCTTTTTTGGGGCCCCTTTTTCTGCAATCTGGAAGATGTGCTCCCATCTCTTTTTTGAGCTCCCTCCTTATTTGTTGTGGATGATGATGTGCTCCCATCACTTTTTTGGCCCTCCTCCTTCTGTGCTGTAGATGATGATGTGCTGTCATCTCTTTTTTGAGCCCCATCCTTCTGTGTCGTGGATGATGATGAGCTCCCATCTCCTTTTTGAGCCCCCTCCTTTTGTGTTGTGGATGAAGATGTGCTGCCACCTCTTTTTTGGGCCTCCTTCTTCTGTGCCAATGGCTTCCCTTTCTTGCCACTTTTTCTCTTCCTTGTCATTTTCTACCCTATCACAGCTTTTAGCTTCCTGGATGTTGTTTCAAAAGGTTCAAAAGTCTAattgtcaaaaacaaaatgtcaaaaatatgtaTGCTACTGTatgttacaaatataaataaactgtatgTAACTATTTTATGCATTTTGATTTTTCTGAGGTTTAACATAATCCCTAATCAGAAGTGAGGGACTGCTATTTGCATTATTGTTGTTAAAATTGTTCAAACTACATGACACAAATTCCAGTTTGTTTTACAGAAACAATCCATGATTTACCTACTATGGTCCCAGTACTACAGTTAAAATATGGTAAAGTGAGGTAAATTTTCATAAGTAAACACTGAACATATCATCACCCCATGACATTAATAGTCGATCAAATGTTTTTGCGGTATTTTATGCTTTTCATTATAACGTTAATCTCCTTACCCACAACTTCATTTTAACTTCTTTAAATCAGAAATGACTAAAAGGCAAGTTGTACAGAAactttaaatacaatatataacatCAAAATCTGCATATGAATGCGTATGCAATATTTTACTCCCTATACAATATAGACGTGTTAAACGCGTTTACAACAAACCATTAGATTAAGGTTATCATTACGTACCTGCATTGATCTTTGACATAGTAAAACGATGACAGATAAATGTTTTGGCGAGTCTCTCTCCCTGAAAAGTCATCGCTCTGTCTGCAAACCGAACAAATCCCTTCGGTCCCTCCTCTTCGCCTTTTTATCGAATTCGCTTCTTCAGTTTCAGTTTCGTTTCACCAGCTAGTTTCTACACTGGCCCTTCCCTCATTACAACCAGGGAAACCATGAATCAAGAATATTAAAGCACCCATGTTGACGTTGCttggttttaagttttttttccgtCTGTATTGGACTCTGATAACGTCAAACTAGATGCGTAAATAATACgttaaactgtattgtacatcAAACATTCGCATAACTCAATTAATGTTTAGTAGTTGCTTCAAAATGATTCAATATGGTGCGGTTTCTTTATTTCATGCTGAAAGAAGTTTTAATAGCTCGTTTTCTCATCTGCTAATGTTAATATCCACAAACTAGAAACTTTCATTTCATAAGAAATACTGGCATCACGTGGCAGGTAACAATTATTTCATGCTAAATGTGTACACCTGTAGCAAGTAgatttaatttgaatgtttttaatgtgGTGGATTTATGCAGTAATGCACGCATGGATGTTATGATATGGGTTTTAAAGAGAAAACCTGAACAAATACTTATTTGTCTGTTTTCAGGTGACATgagtttaagaaaaataaatactgaGAGTTTAAAGCAGACTTTtccatttcaattttattttttaaggttttcAAACTGTATCTACTAAGTTGGTAGTTGCTATACAATTTATTAGTATACAATtgttaatgctaaaattatgtcctttaaaaaaatacatatttaaaaaggtGGGGTGGGCTAGAAGGGACAAATGACTTTGGTACCTATTTCAATTAACTTTAGATAGAAATATTTTAAACTCTATTTGCAAGTGGAAGATGCTCCTTTTTTGGCATGTTTAGAAGAAGTGTTATTCATGGATTCCTTCACACACTGTTTTCCTGCAGGAGACAAGAAACAAAATGTGGTTTGTttagtatattttaataataattactgaCATATTGATTCTTGTGGAATGCAAGTCATGCCTGACAGTGCACGATGACAGTGGTTAAGTATGAAACCTTTGCATGCTtaacaaagaaaacaacaaaattgATGTAGATTTGCATACAAATAACATGTCCCACACCTGTTATTTCTCATCAACTTGTATTTTCTTCTTCTCTACATTAATAGCCTCAAAAAACTCAGTCTCTGTTTCAGCCAGCAGTTCCTGTAATTCTGCTCTTCCATCCTCCTCCTCTTTAGGGCAGCTCTGTTTTATTTGATTCCTTTCTTTGTAAAAAGCTTCAAGAATCTTCTCTCTTTTAGTCTCACGTTCAAACATCTACAAAATTTAAAAATCCACATGAAAAATCAATGGTTCAGTGTACCAGGAGGACTATTGGTTTACAATTATATCTCGTTTAAAAGAATAATTCACATGTTTCATTTACTCAAATTTCATGtcagtagtaataataaaatgtccACCTCTGAGACAAGTCCCTTCTCATTACTCTGCAGGGTGCACAGGTTTGATGACATCTTCAGCAGCGTGACTGTTCCCAACTGAGAACCACAGCACATCAAAGGGCTGTCATTTTTTACACGGATACTGTACAGAGTTTCGTCACAAACCTGTGAGAGAAAAAAATCTTCATAAATATAAAACGACACATACACATTTAAGTGATTTAAGACATTTCAGGATGAGGAAACCATATTTAAGACTGACTTTGAGACTGAGAACCGGGTCCTTTTGTTTAAGCAATATGTCCCACACATCCAAGGTGCCGTCCATCTTAACTGTAAAGAAGACAGCGGGTCTGACTGGACTCCAACAGCCATCCATCAGATGGCTTGTGTGGTATCTGTAAAAACAAATGAGAAGTATTGACTGTTCAAGTAGATGGAAGAAACCACTACCTAAAGGGATTGTTTATGCAAAAATGAAAGTAGTTCCAAACATTTATtggacatttttctttttcgttctttatatattttgaatAACGTTAGAAATCGctagccactgacatccatagcgGGGAAGCCAAGTCATTGGCTAcgggtttacaacattcttcaaaatatctccttttgtgttcaacagaagaaagtaagtaaataatgaaagaatttgaacatttttgggtgaactatccttttaaaacagtggttctcttATCTGTAATCTGTGATAAgccctttttcttttttgtatagaccattttaatgtggtgatgtcataaacatttcctgcttgttatcaaactattgcATAATTGTAATAAGAGGCAGTTTAATCATGACTTAACATCATAACAgtgatcataacattatttatcaatatatagATCTTTTTCGAAAGCtacagaaattaaatatgtataacaggaaatatgttaggaacattgttattgtttacatccctcaaaatggtccattaggatacatttttaaaacattttacatacaGTCATCCAtatggcagtgaatggtgacaAGCATTTATCTTATAGCAAAAGTGTCACAGAATGAGTCCATGCAAGattattaaacatgttttattcaaCTTTTTAATCATCAACTGGTGTGcacttgtgtgtttttttctgggTGAGTGAATTTTCATACTAATAAAAGTTCATGAATACGGTTGTGGAGACTATACACAGACTAACGGTCAAATATTtggtattaatacattttttgttttacaatcaGTTTTGGTTTGTTAACTctaaatttgaaatataatgtATGTGTAACATTCTGTGATACTTTTGGAGTTTAAAATGATAactcacttaaaaaaataatttaagcaTTTTTACACACCCCTTGAGTAATTcccaacctttatgagtttcttatttcttttgaaaacccctgacattttgaagaaagccgaaAACCGGTAAAAACTGCaggaaaaaaaatacttctgtagaagtcagtggttaccagtttccagctttcttcaaaatatctttttttgttcaacagaaaaaagaaagttaaATAGGTCtagaacaagtaaaggatgagtaaatgatgacaatttttttgGGCTGAACTATATCTTTAATGCTGGTTTCTTTTTACtactaatataatatagtaataaaatagtatatttatattataactaATATAGTGTTGTGGTCTGTAAAAGATAGAAGATCATGTGGAAAATGTGGCAAATGGCTGCCTTTTAGGCGAATTAACACTATTAAGATACAGTTGATCCAAATAAACATCACACATGACATAGTTTAGTGATATAAATACTACTCTGTCATTCTCACTTGGTCGACATGATGGAAGACAATCTGATGTCCTCTGACCAGATGCGGGCCGTCCAGTCAGCCACAGTCAAGAAGTACTTTGGGAAGAAGGGGTTCCTCTGCACGGCGTAAACTGGGCCAAGGTGACCGCTGTATGTGCAAACAATCGGCTCATCTGTGGTCTCTAACTTGCGATTGCACAAGACCACAAGCCCCTGTTCTGTGCCCACTAAAAATTTGGGCTTGTGTAAACAAAAGCAAACAGTCATTACGTTCTCATTGAGTAACCACAATGGAATTGTCCAAATCACAATGAGACATGTACTATTTTATTACCATAGTGTTGTCAAACTCCATTGAGAATGCACCAAATGCATTGTTAAGGTTTTTGCTCTTAGCGGGGTCCAAAATTAGCTGCTTTGTGGGCTCACTCATATTACGAATGTCCCAGAACAGTACCTGATGTCAAACACACTTCTTTGAATCAAGAGTAATATTAATTACTCTGAGAGTTTTGCTAATATGGCTATTCAGTTCAAAGGATGCTGTGAAATACTGCAGGCTTATTTAAGCATTTGTAGACTGTGGTGTCAATGTACACAGACCTGACCATCTGTAGAAGCTGAAAAAGCTTCAGTGCCTATCTTTGTCTGCAGCCAGATGACTTTGTAGACAGGATCTTTATGGCTATGTTCAATAGCGGATATTTGTACTGGTTGGCTGCCACTCCGTGTGTCCCAATAGCCTGGAAATAGAGTATGTTTTCTTACTAGAGCACAGTTAAGATGCAATTTCAGTATTTGAGATGTTTACAATTAATGCCAAACAAACAGCAGACTGTACAATCTGTCAGATAAATTTAAAAAGGCACATTTACCTTATATATTCATGCTTATGACATTCAAATTCAGAATAAAAACCCACCAATCTGTCCATTGTAGCTTCCCCCAATAAGGATGCTGATATT contains:
- the dnai2a gene encoding dynein, axonemal, intermediate chain 2a (The RefSeq protein has 8 substitutions compared to this genomic sequence), whose product is MEMTYQQKIESGRWCKFSESAVVHEDIPPDPSLALEYIDRGTCHVGTQFSKFWSQHEVTPFHTEQVSHGMNHVEGGWPETISANNDELTLRYRKKVQKDESYQQTVIETVSVMENYKQKVLEKSQVYFKDNRVVVKREDMASARIINVLRDPKKEKRAATSLSWHPVDNHKLAVAYSCVEFQRGPKNMSSDSYIWNIENNKQPEMTLKSVSPLVCLEYNLKNISILIGGSYNGQIGFWDTRSGSQPVQISANEHSHKDPVYKVIWLQTKIGTEAFSASTDGQVLFWDIRNMSEPTKQLILDPAKSKNLNNAFGAFSMEFDNTMPKFLVGTEQGLVVLCNRKLETTDEPIVCTYSGHLGPVYAVQRNPFFPKYFLTVADWTARIWSEDIRLSSIMSTKYHTSHLMDGCWSPVRPAVFFTVKMDGTLDVWDILLKQKDPVLSLKVCDETLYSIRVKNDSPLMCCGSQLGTVTLLKMSPNLCTLQSNEKGLVSEMFERETKREKILEAFYKERNQIKQSCPKEEEDGRAELQELLAETETEFFETIDVKKKKIQVDEK